One region of Chryseobacterium muglaense genomic DNA includes:
- a CDS encoding LolA family protein yields MKKIISKIVVGTLVVGSIGFVQAQKIDAKAKKILDDITANYNSKKNSYFKFSFGSGMNGTVSKTEPGIYYSAGDKYKLKIMETEQIFDGNKIYNINTEDMEVTVAKPNANSTMFSPINYLTSYRKDYNVAYSGKKTVDGVNADLIKLTPVKANGLKYIYLYVDSAKKQMLKLEQHGNNKDISVIAIKEYKENQQLDPNMFVFDKAKFKNYLVTEL; encoded by the coding sequence ATGAAAAAAATAATATCAAAAATAGTTGTAGGAACATTGGTTGTAGGAAGCATTGGTTTTGTGCAGGCTCAGAAAATTGATGCGAAAGCAAAAAAAATATTAGACGATATTACAGCGAACTATAATTCTAAAAAGAATTCTTACTTCAAATTTTCTTTTGGAAGCGGAATGAACGGAACAGTTTCTAAAACCGAACCTGGAATTTATTATTCTGCAGGTGATAAATACAAGTTGAAGATCATGGAAACAGAACAGATTTTCGACGGAAATAAAATCTACAACATCAATACCGAAGATATGGAAGTGACCGTAGCAAAGCCAAATGCGAACAGCACGATGTTCTCTCCTATCAATTATCTTACGTCTTACAGAAAAGATTATAACGTAGCTTACAGCGGTAAAAAAACGGTAGATGGTGTAAATGCAGATTTAATTAAATTAACTCCTGTAAAAGCAAACGGATTAAAATATATTTATCTTTATGTAGATTCTGCGAAGAAGCAAATGCTGAAACTAGAACAACATGGTAATAATAAAGACATCTCTGTAATTGCTATTAAAGAATACAAAGAAAACCAGCAATTAGATCCGAATATGTTTGTTTTTGACAAGGCAAAATTTAAAAATTATCTTGTTACAGAATTATAA
- a CDS encoding LptF/LptG family permease, whose product MFKILDRYIIKTFFGPFLFIFSVLFFIFIVNIIWIQLGQFMGKGLTTLQIMKLLFYLGVSVVSMVLPLTVLLASIMSFGELGERYELAAMKAAGISLTRVMMPLLGVTAVLAVMLYFFSNNIIPDFQRKAKNMLFNIAQTKPALNFTPGQFIDQIPGVMVKFDKIKGEDGRDLEGIFIHKKAGNYENQQTIVAEKGKFANAVNRKYMKLILYNGSVLEDSYAGKADNVRLKQPDQATKFDTLTIHFDISELIDKAIEKEQITDDYRFQTYTELLGTIDKAKKDNSRTADNISNDIISQTNSVVTYMDKNKTKAPVKSQYKLDSIKGDKKLQIFTNAYARLDNLKTNLDAKEKEIDPSVKYFSKVVIYQQRILTYSFTCIIFFMIGASLGSIIRKGGMGVPVIIAIVIFIIFYVINVGFENVAWSGKMSPYLAAWLPNILLFPFGILMTYKALTDSQLFDSEKYKTFLKPITKLFVKQKEHKRYQ is encoded by the coding sequence ATGTTTAAAATCTTAGACCGATATATCATCAAGACCTTTTTTGGTCCGTTTTTATTTATATTCAGTGTACTGTTTTTTATATTTATTGTAAACATTATCTGGATTCAGTTGGGTCAGTTTATGGGTAAAGGTTTAACTACTTTACAAATCATGAAGCTCCTTTTCTATCTTGGAGTAAGTGTAGTAAGTATGGTTTTACCTTTAACGGTGCTTTTGGCGAGTATAATGTCTTTCGGTGAATTGGGAGAACGGTATGAACTTGCTGCTATGAAAGCCGCCGGAATATCTTTAACGCGCGTGATGATGCCACTTTTGGGGGTAACAGCTGTTTTAGCAGTCATGCTCTACTTTTTTTCAAATAATATTATCCCCGATTTTCAGAGAAAAGCAAAAAATATGCTTTTTAATATTGCTCAAACCAAGCCTGCATTAAATTTTACGCCGGGACAGTTTATTGATCAGATTCCTGGTGTTATGGTGAAGTTTGATAAAATTAAAGGTGAAGATGGAAGAGATTTAGAAGGTATATTTATTCATAAAAAAGCAGGTAATTACGAAAACCAACAGACGATCGTTGCCGAAAAGGGAAAATTCGCAAATGCTGTGAATAGAAAATACATGAAGCTTATTCTTTACAACGGAAGTGTACTTGAAGACAGCTATGCCGGAAAAGCCGATAATGTAAGATTAAAGCAACCCGATCAGGCAACAAAATTTGATACATTAACCATTCACTTTGATATTAGTGAACTGATTGATAAAGCCATCGAAAAAGAGCAAATTACCGATGATTACCGTTTTCAGACTTACACTGAGCTTTTAGGTACAATCGATAAAGCTAAAAAAGACAACAGTAGAACTGCAGATAATATCAGTAACGACATTATTTCTCAGACGAATTCTGTAGTTACGTACATGGACAAAAATAAAACCAAGGCTCCTGTAAAATCTCAGTACAAATTAGATTCTATAAAAGGTGATAAGAAACTACAGATTTTCACCAATGCATACGCAAGATTAGACAATCTGAAAACCAATTTAGATGCTAAAGAAAAAGAAATAGATCCTAGTGTAAAATATTTCAGCAAGGTTGTTATTTATCAGCAGAGAATCCTCACTTACTCTTTTACATGTATTATTTTCTTTATGATAGGTGCAAGTTTAGGATCAATTATCCGAAAAGGAGGAATGGGTGTTCCGGTAATCATTGCAATTGTAATATTCATTATTTTCTATGTTATTAATGTAGGTTTTGAAAATGTAGCGTGGTCTGGGAAAATGAGCCCGTATCTTGCGGCTTGGCTTCCTAATATCCTCTTATTCCCTTTTGGGATTTTAATGACTTATAAAGCATTAACAGACTCTCAGTTATTCGATTCTGAAAAGTATAAAACTTTCCTTAAGCCGATCACAAAGCTCTTCGTAAAACAAAAAGAACATAAACGTTATCAATAA
- the frr gene encoding ribosome recycling factor: MEELDLIVESVKHDMEAAIKHLDHAFQRIRAGRASTNMVQDVMVEYYGAPTPLNQVANVSVPDAMTISIQPWDRTAIGAIEKAIINSNLGFAPSNNGENIILNVPPLTEDRRKDLAKQAKGETEDTKIVIRNARQNGIKELKKLEGVSEDLVKTVEATIQELTDKYVKSCEDHLKTKEAEIMKV; this comes from the coding sequence ATGGAAGAATTAGATCTTATCGTAGAATCTGTAAAACATGATATGGAAGCGGCTATTAAGCACTTGGATCATGCATTTCAAAGAATCAGAGCGGGACGTGCGTCTACGAATATGGTTCAGGATGTGATGGTAGAATATTATGGTGCTCCAACTCCTCTTAACCAGGTTGCTAACGTATCAGTACCCGATGCGATGACTATTTCTATTCAACCTTGGGATAGAACTGCAATCGGTGCTATTGAAAAAGCTATTATTAATTCTAACTTAGGATTTGCGCCTTCTAATAACGGAGAAAACATTATCTTAAACGTACCCCCTTTAACGGAGGACAGAAGAAAAGACTTAGCTAAACAGGCTAAAGGAGAAACTGAAGACACTAAAATCGTTATAAGAAATGCAAGACAAAACGGTATTAAAGAACTGAAGAAACTGGAAGGAGTTTCTGAAGATTTAGTAAAAACAGTGGAAGCAACTATTCAGGAGCTTACCGATAAATATGTGAAGTCTTGTGAAGATCACCTGAAGACAAAAGAAGCTGAAATTATGAAAGTATAA
- the pyrH gene encoding UMP kinase — translation MKYKRILLKLSGEALMGNRQYGIDTDRLMEYAQEIKKVVDRGCEIAIVIGGGNIFRGVAGAAKGMDRVQGDYMGMLATVINGMALQGALEDAGIKTRLQSAIEMDKVAEPFIKRRAVRHLEKGRVVIFGAGTGNPYFTTDTAATLRAIEIGADVILKGTRVDGIYDSDPEKNENAVKYNSLTFEEVFEKDLKVMDMTAFTLSHENKLPIIVFDMNKDGNLLKIVDGENVGTLVNL, via the coding sequence ATGAAATATAAAAGAATCCTTCTGAAACTGAGCGGTGAGGCATTAATGGGAAACAGACAATACGGTATCGATACCGATAGACTGATGGAATATGCTCAGGAAATCAAAAAAGTGGTTGACAGAGGCTGCGAAATTGCGATTGTAATTGGAGGAGGAAACATTTTCCGTGGTGTAGCAGGAGCTGCAAAAGGAATGGATAGAGTACAGGGCGATTATATGGGAATGCTTGCAACCGTTATAAACGGAATGGCATTACAAGGCGCTTTGGAAGATGCAGGAATTAAAACCAGACTACAATCTGCTATCGAAATGGATAAAGTGGCTGAACCTTTCATTAAAAGAAGAGCAGTAAGACACCTTGAAAAAGGCAGAGTAGTGATCTTCGGAGCCGGAACAGGAAACCCTTATTTTACCACCGATACTGCAGCAACATTAAGAGCAATCGAAATAGGCGCTGATGTTATTCTAAAAGGAACAAGAGTAGACGGTATCTACGACAGCGATCCTGAGAAAAACGAAAATGCAGTAAAATATAATTCTTTAACTTTCGAAGAAGTTTTCGAAAAAGACCTTAAAGTAATGGATATGACTGCCTTTACATTAAGCCACGAAAATAAATTGCCAATCATCGTTTTTGATATGAACAAAGACGGTAATCTATTGAAAATTGTAGACGGCGAAAATGTAGGAACTTTAGTTAATTTATAG
- the porQ gene encoding type IX secretion system protein PorQ, whose amino-acid sequence MKKVLIFSLFLSGIVSFAQNGTNVYSFLNIPVSARQAALGGDAITIRDYDVSFAIANPALLNKDSDKQLSINASTYLADSKFGTLAFAKDLDNGHMVTVNARYLGYGNIPRTDESGFEMGEFSASDVAVGAGYAYQFEEDWTIGGGLNFITSKIDTYTSSALSGTLGMTYHNKQNKEVASVVLRNFGYQFKSFNGERENLPFRIDLGYTRILKAIPLAITITAHDLQKFDISSDYNVNGQEVGFGRKLADHFSLGAELFPEKGFNIRLGYNVRRGNELAVVDQRNFTGLSAGFGLKISKFRLDYAHVRYHNSSNVNQIGISVDLSGRRGE is encoded by the coding sequence TTGAAGAAAGTACTAATTTTTTCACTATTTCTTTCGGGAATTGTTTCATTTGCACAAAATGGAACAAACGTTTATTCTTTCTTAAATATTCCCGTCTCTGCAAGACAGGCTGCTTTAGGTGGCGATGCAATTACCATTAGAGATTACGATGTATCTTTTGCCATTGCCAATCCGGCTTTGTTGAATAAAGATTCAGATAAACAGCTTTCGATAAATGCTTCAACCTATTTGGCAGACTCAAAATTCGGAACCCTTGCTTTTGCTAAAGACTTAGACAATGGGCATATGGTAACAGTAAATGCAAGATATTTAGGCTACGGAAATATCCCAAGAACCGACGAAAGTGGTTTTGAAATGGGAGAATTCTCAGCTTCAGACGTTGCTGTAGGTGCAGGATATGCTTATCAGTTTGAAGAAGACTGGACGATTGGAGGTGGATTAAACTTTATTACTTCAAAAATCGACACTTATACTTCTTCTGCCTTATCGGGAACTTTAGGAATGACTTATCACAATAAACAGAACAAAGAAGTAGCTTCCGTAGTTCTGAGAAATTTTGGATATCAGTTTAAATCGTTCAACGGGGAAAGAGAAAATCTTCCGTTTAGAATAGATTTAGGATATACCAGGATATTGAAAGCAATACCTCTTGCTATTACGATTACAGCACACGACTTACAAAAATTTGATATTTCCTCTGATTATAACGTTAACGGGCAAGAAGTTGGCTTCGGAAGAAAACTTGCCGATCACTTTTCTTTAGGTGCCGAACTTTTCCCTGAAAAAGGCTTCAATATAAGATTAGGATATAACGTGAGAAGAGGAAACGAGCTTGCAGTAGTCGATCAAAGAAACTTTACAGGATTATCTGCAGGTTTTGGTCTCAAGATTTCAAAATTCCGTTTAGATTATGCGCATGTAAGGTATCATAACTCTTCCAACGTCAATCAAATCGGGATTTCTGTAGATTTAAGCGGTCGTCGAGGAGAGTAA
- the cmk gene encoding (d)CMP kinase gives MKKPVIAIDGFSSTGKSSISKIIAEKLGIVHLDTGALYRGITWFALQNCVNEDGSIDLSELFKSFHLIELEFKKDEEELVLFLNHINISKEIRSNEVSENVSLIAKQKEVRDFLLDAQRLIAKNGGVIMDGRDIGTVVLPDADFKFFLTASIDERTKRRYNELLSLGIEADETHVKENLIERDRIDSEREISPLRQAEDAILIDNTKLTKSQTIDSILQYLTKINSFY, from the coding sequence ATGAAAAAACCAGTAATCGCTATTGATGGCTTTTCTTCTACCGGAAAAAGTTCTATCTCAAAAATTATTGCCGAAAAATTGGGCATCGTCCATTTAGATACAGGTGCGCTTTATCGTGGCATTACTTGGTTTGCTCTGCAAAATTGTGTGAATGAAGATGGTTCTATTGATTTATCAGAACTTTTTAAATCATTTCATTTAATTGAATTGGAATTTAAAAAGGACGAAGAAGAATTGGTTCTTTTCCTTAATCATATTAATATTTCAAAAGAAATCCGAAGCAATGAAGTATCTGAAAATGTAAGTTTAATTGCAAAACAAAAAGAAGTAAGAGATTTTTTGCTGGATGCACAAAGACTGATTGCAAAAAATGGCGGTGTAATTATGGACGGAAGAGACATCGGAACTGTAGTTTTACCCGATGCAGATTTTAAATTTTTTCTCACTGCAAGTATTGATGAACGTACAAAGCGCAGGTACAACGAACTTTTATCTTTAGGAATAGAAGCCGATGAAACTCATGTAAAAGAAAATCTTATAGAAAGAGACCGTATTGACAGTGAAAGAGAAATTTCTCCACTACGACAGGCAGAAGATGCCATATTAATTGACAACACAAAACTGACAAAAAGTCAAACAATAGATAGCATATTGCAATATCTTACAAAAATTAACAGTTTTTACTAG
- a CDS encoding YtxH domain-containing protein gives MSRKGNNTAGILAGLLAGAAAGVILGMLYAPEEGKETRKKIKTKADDLKDQAKNKYGEVSEIVKDQYDNISSTFKETANNVAHTVKDGYDKYKDQIVSKTTDMVKDVESGLNDLKK, from the coding sequence ATGTCTAGAAAAGGAAATAATACAGCAGGTATTTTGGCAGGTCTTTTAGCAGGTGCTGCAGCAGGTGTAATTTTAGGAATGCTTTATGCTCCTGAGGAAGGAAAAGAAACAAGAAAAAAAATCAAAACCAAAGCCGACGACTTAAAAGATCAGGCAAAAAATAAATATGGTGAAGTATCTGAAATCGTAAAAGATCAGTATGATAACATCTCTTCTACTTTCAAAGAAACTGCCAATAATGTAGCACATACCGTAAAAGATGGGTATGACAAATACAAAGATCAAATCGTTTCTAAAACTACCGATATGGTAAAAGATGTAGAATCTGGATTAAACGATCTTAAGAAATAA
- a CDS encoding phage holin family protein gives MIETIKEYASKRIDLLKIEATEKSSISAGVIAYLVILLVAFGFFIILFNFGLAFLIGKALDNYSYGFLIVAAFYFVVMVLVATFKKRIVNMVANKVIEFLNH, from the coding sequence ATGATTGAAACTATTAAAGAATACGCATCTAAAAGAATAGATTTGCTTAAAATTGAAGCCACAGAAAAATCTTCAATTTCTGCAGGTGTTATTGCTTATTTAGTGATATTGTTGGTGGCATTTGGCTTTTTTATCATTCTCTTCAATTTTGGGTTGGCATTTCTTATCGGGAAAGCTTTAGACAATTATTCATATGGATTCTTAATTGTTGCTGCATTTTATTTTGTGGTGATGGTTTTAGTTGCTACCTTTAAAAAAAGAATCGTAAATATGGTGGCAAATAAAGTAATCGAATTTTTAAATCATTAA
- a CDS encoding phosphoribosyl-ATP pyrophosphatase — protein MGRNYESLEELKRKKKLLKSEITDLEALLTFKNTKESLSAFTNGLSDQYLKEKIDEDGEETTVIRKDVIAKQITSEVKDLLLSKNTAMGIAGSAFKGDAMDAVVKLAVTAFVANYAKKNMRSSNWKKKILGAALIYVAPMALKFVRTKLEAYQKTKSVSSMEQLI, from the coding sequence ATGGGCAGAAATTACGAGAGTCTGGAAGAACTTAAAAGAAAAAAGAAACTTTTGAAAAGTGAAATTACCGATTTGGAAGCTCTTTTAACTTTTAAAAATACAAAAGAAAGTTTGAGCGCATTTACTAATGGTCTCAGCGATCAATATTTGAAAGAAAAAATTGATGAAGATGGTGAAGAAACAACCGTAATCAGAAAAGATGTTATCGCAAAACAAATTACCTCTGAAGTAAAAGACCTTTTACTCAGTAAAAATACAGCAATGGGAATTGCTGGAAGCGCATTTAAAGGTGATGCAATGGATGCTGTTGTAAAACTGGCTGTAACAGCTTTTGTAGCAAATTATGCAAAGAAAAATATGAGAAGCTCAAACTGGAAAAAGAAAATTCTGGGAGCAGCATTAATTTATGTGGCACCAATGGCTTTGAAATTTGTCCGTACAAAGTTGGAAGCTTATCAAAAAACAAAAAGTGTATCCAGCATGGAGCAACTTATATAA